AAGATGGGCATTTTGTTTTGTATGTGATGGAATTGGAACCTGGTATTTCTGATGATGACGTGCTTGATATCGCGAGCAAAGAAGGTTGTCTACTCATTACTTCAGATAAAGATTTTGGTGAATTGGTTTTCCGATTGCAACGGATAACAGCAGGCGTGATTCTAGTCAGGTTAGC
The sequence above is drawn from the Gloeocapsopsis sp. IPPAS B-1203 genome and encodes:
- a CDS encoding DUF5615 family PIN-like protein, with translation MADENLDAPIVNRLRQDGHFVLYVMELEPGISDDDVLDIASKEGCLLITSDKDFGELVFRLQRITAGVILVRLA